A DNA window from Hydrogenophaga taeniospiralis contains the following coding sequences:
- a CDS encoding ABC transporter permease: MSTATHRRFLLGVLLAPALLWLLGLVILPHVELLFLSLQARVGPGEYAASLDQFRTFVDEPLYWNTFVRTAVMSVLATVITLLLAFPAAWYIAKVAQGRARLVLLVLCLLPFWVSEMVRTLGWLILLRETGVVSGLLQAVGLADQPVELLYHDATILVGLVYASLLFMVIPLVNSLESLDDSLIEAAYDLGGSTANIVRRIVIPHAAPGIAAGCIVVFMLCLGNYLTPTLLGGKNSLWFTEQIYTQFITRFNWNQGAAFGFLLLFLSSLLVWAGLKLTGQRFGAVMKAS, encoded by the coding sequence ATGAGCACCGCCACGCACCGCCGTTTCCTTCTTGGGGTGCTGCTCGCGCCGGCGCTGTTGTGGTTGCTGGGGCTGGTGATCCTGCCGCACGTGGAGCTGCTCTTCCTGTCGCTGCAGGCGCGCGTGGGGCCGGGCGAGTACGCGGCCAGCCTGGACCAGTTCCGCACCTTCGTGGACGAGCCGCTGTACTGGAACACCTTCGTGCGCACGGCGGTGATGTCGGTGCTGGCCACGGTGATCACGCTGCTGCTGGCGTTCCCGGCGGCGTGGTACATCGCCAAGGTGGCCCAGGGCCGGGCCCGGCTGGTGCTCTTGGTGCTGTGCCTGCTGCCGTTCTGGGTGAGCGAGATGGTGCGCACCCTGGGCTGGCTGATCCTGCTGCGCGAAACCGGCGTGGTCTCGGGCCTGCTGCAGGCCGTGGGCCTGGCCGATCAACCGGTGGAACTGCTGTACCACGACGCCACCATCCTGGTGGGTCTGGTCTACGCCTCGCTGCTGTTCATGGTGATCCCGCTCGTGAACAGCCTGGAGAGCCTGGACGACAGCCTGATCGAAGCCGCCTACGACCTCGGAGGCAGCACGGCCAACATCGTGCGCCGCATCGTGATCCCGCACGCCGCGCCGGGCATCGCCGCCGGCTGCATCGTCGTCTTCATGCTCTGCCTGGGCAACTACCTCACGCCCACGCTGCTGGGCGGCAAGAACTCGCTCTGGTTCACCGAGCAGATCTACACCCAGTTCATCACCCGCTTCAACTGGAACCAGGGCGCGGCGTTTGGCTTCCTGCTGCTGTTCCTCTCCAGTCTGTTGGTGTGGGCCGGACTCAAACTGACCGGCCAGCGCTTCGGCGCCGTGATGAAGGCGAGCTGA
- a CDS encoding ABC transporter permease, protein MIPSLPRPALQRFGLGTFVAGFFVFLFVPLLVVALFAFNNADYPTPPWMGFTLDWFTASSDARTGLLHDAELLQSMGVSAWVALWVTLLSVGVGTCNAFLLERFEFPGKSAIALLSMLPLVIPGVILGISILAFASRIANFADETWGLELDFLRPGLPLVILGQFCYIVTIATLTISASLRRFDRTLEEAAYNLGASRLAVLWTITLPYLRPSMIGAAAMAFLMSFENFNTTLMLVGSDSPLTVLMYGRMREGATPVLNAISLFLMVASALLALMLLWRSGARRPSEHA, encoded by the coding sequence ATGATCCCCAGCCTGCCCCGCCCCGCCTTGCAGCGCTTCGGCCTCGGCACCTTCGTCGCCGGCTTCTTCGTGTTCCTGTTCGTGCCGCTGCTGGTGGTCGCGCTGTTCGCGTTCAACAACGCCGACTACCCCACGCCGCCGTGGATGGGGTTCACGCTGGACTGGTTCACCGCCAGCAGCGACGCGCGCACCGGTCTGCTGCACGACGCCGAACTGTTGCAGAGCATGGGCGTGAGCGCCTGGGTGGCGCTGTGGGTCACGCTGCTCTCGGTGGGCGTGGGCACCTGCAACGCGTTCCTGCTGGAGCGTTTTGAATTCCCGGGCAAGAGTGCCATCGCGTTGCTCAGCATGTTGCCGCTGGTGATCCCGGGCGTGATCCTGGGCATCTCCATCCTCGCCTTCGCCAGCCGCATCGCCAACTTCGCCGACGAGACCTGGGGCCTGGAGCTGGACTTTCTGCGCCCCGGCCTGCCGCTGGTGATCCTGGGGCAGTTCTGCTACATCGTGACCATCGCCACGCTCACCATCTCGGCCAGCCTGCGCCGCTTCGACCGCACGCTCGAAGAGGCCGCCTACAACCTGGGCGCGAGCCGCCTCGCGGTGCTCTGGACCATCACCTTGCCCTACCTGCGCCCCAGCATGATCGGCGCCGCGGCCATGGCCTTTCTGATGTCGTTCGAGAACTTCAACACCACGCTGATGCTGGTGGGCTCGGACTCGCCGCTCACGGTGCTGATGTACGGCCGGATGCGCGAGGGCGCCACGCCGGTGCTCAACGCCATCAGCCTTTTTCTGATGGTGGCCTCGGCCCTGCTGGCGTTGATGCTGCTGTGGCGCAGCGGTGCGCGGCGACCCAGCGAACACGCCTGA
- a CDS encoding PepSY domain-containing protein, with protein sequence MKSFVVSALLIAVSGVALAGPTCNVPKEKWMPEATFKKGLEEKGYQIKTFKVSKGECYEIYGFDKDGKKVEIYFDPATAAILETK encoded by the coding sequence ATGAAATCATTTGTTGTCTCCGCCCTGTTGATCGCTGTCTCCGGTGTGGCTCTCGCCGGCCCGACCTGCAATGTGCCCAAAGAGAAGTGGATGCCCGAAGCCACGTTCAAGAAGGGGCTGGAAGAAAAGGGCTACCAGATCAAGACCTTCAAGGTCTCCAAGGGCGAGTGCTACGAGATCTACGGCTTCGACAAGGACGGCAAGAAGGTCGAAATCTATTTCGATCCCGCCACCGCGGCCATTCTCGAAACCAAGTGA
- a CDS encoding cytochrome b/b6 domain-containing protein — protein sequence MKPSATLEASRPVWDLFVRVFHWTLVVCVLLNSFVLDDGETVHQWAGYLASALVLARVVWGFVGSRHARFTDFFPTPGRIARHVRGVLSGRAEFHWGHNPLGALMMMALMGLVLALGVTGWMQGLDAYWGEEWLQELHEGIGEALIILVGLHAAAALIMGRVERARLLKAMVTGVKERY from the coding sequence ATGAAGCCCTCTGCCACCCTCGAAGCCAGCCGACCGGTCTGGGACCTGTTTGTCCGCGTTTTCCACTGGACCCTGGTGGTCTGCGTGCTGTTGAACAGCTTCGTGCTCGACGACGGCGAGACCGTCCACCAGTGGGCGGGTTACCTCGCTTCGGCCCTGGTGTTGGCGCGGGTGGTGTGGGGCTTTGTCGGATCGCGCCATGCGCGGTTCACCGATTTTTTCCCGACGCCGGGGCGCATCGCGCGCCACGTGCGCGGGGTGTTGTCGGGTCGCGCCGAATTCCACTGGGGGCACAACCCGCTGGGCGCGCTGATGATGATGGCGCTCATGGGCCTGGTGCTCGCGCTGGGCGTGACCGGCTGGATGCAGGGGCTTGACGCCTACTGGGGCGAAGAGTGGCTGCAGGAACTGCACGAGGGGATCGGCGAGGCGCTGATCATCCTGGTGGGCCTGCACGCGGCGGCCGCGCTCATCATGGGGCGCGTTGAGCGCGCCCGCCTCCTGAAGGCCATGGTCACGGGTGTCAAGGAACGGTATTGA
- the arfB gene encoding alternative ribosome rescue aminoacyl-tRNA hydrolase ArfB: protein MRGTLPRMPRIDPSEVEFTAIRAQGAGGQNVNKVSNAVHLRFAIHASSLPEAIKERLLALSDQRITTEGVVVIKAQTSRSLEQNKAEALERLQALVDSVATLPKARKPTKPTFGSKQRRLEGKATRSQVKQQRGRVRGLD, encoded by the coding sequence ATGCGTGGCACACTGCCGCGCATGCCCCGCATCGATCCTTCCGAAGTCGAATTCACCGCCATCCGCGCGCAGGGTGCGGGCGGGCAGAACGTGAACAAGGTGTCCAACGCGGTGCACCTTCGCTTCGCCATCCACGCGTCGTCGTTGCCCGAGGCCATCAAGGAACGGTTGCTGGCCCTGAGCGACCAGCGCATCACCACCGAGGGTGTGGTGGTCATCAAGGCACAGACCAGCCGCAGCCTGGAGCAGAACAAGGCCGAGGCGCTGGAGCGGCTGCAGGCGCTGGTGGACAGTGTGGCCACGCTGCCCAAGGCGCGCAAGCCCACCAAGCCGACCTTCGGCTCCAAACAACGGCGACTCGAAGGCAAGGCCACGCGCTCGCAGGTCAAGCAGCAGCGCGGTCGCGTGCGCGGTCTGGATTGA
- a CDS encoding hemerythrin domain-containing protein — translation MQSNTHELAQVAATAQAVEAGTGRVNLYAGIHKALRAFMTDTLLAVGRTDPADAEEVASIHERLGALLDLCAAHVRHENGFVHPAIEARSPGVVEGVADEHVGHLEQIARLRSMADGLQGRAPAACALALQNLYLALALFVAENLQHMHTEETVHNTALWQAFSDAELVGIHDGLLATVPPAEMMLVMRWMLPHMNAPERLEMLGGMRQGAPAPVFQAVLDGVRAQLAERDWAKLAQGLGLAPVDGLVMA, via the coding sequence ATGCAATCGAACACCCACGAACTGGCGCAGGTCGCCGCCACCGCCCAGGCCGTCGAGGCCGGAACGGGCCGCGTCAATCTGTACGCCGGTATTCACAAGGCCCTGCGCGCCTTCATGACCGACACCCTGCTGGCCGTGGGCCGGACCGACCCGGCCGACGCCGAGGAGGTGGCTTCCATCCACGAGCGCCTGGGCGCGCTGCTGGACCTGTGCGCCGCGCACGTGCGCCATGAGAACGGTTTCGTGCACCCGGCCATCGAGGCGCGCAGCCCGGGTGTGGTTGAGGGCGTGGCCGACGAACACGTCGGGCATCTGGAGCAGATCGCTCGACTGCGCTCCATGGCCGATGGTCTGCAGGGGCGGGCGCCGGCCGCGTGCGCGCTGGCGCTGCAGAATCTGTACCTGGCGCTGGCGCTGTTCGTGGCCGAGAACCTGCAGCACATGCACACCGAAGAGACCGTGCACAACACCGCCCTCTGGCAAGCCTTCAGCGACGCCGAGCTGGTGGGCATCCACGACGGCCTGCTGGCCACCGTGCCGCCGGCCGAAATGATGCTGGTGATGCGCTGGATGCTGCCGCACATGAACGCGCCGGAACGGCTGGAGATGCTGGGCGGCATGCGCCAGGGCGCACCGGCCCCGGTGTTCCAGGCGGTGCTGGACGGGGTGCGCGCGCAACTGGCGGAGCGCGACTGGGCCAAGCTGGCGCAGGGGCTGGGTCTGGCGCCGGTGGACGGCCTGGTGATGGCCTGA
- a CDS encoding GAF domain-containing protein: protein MSAVDLAELRPCLEGAIPAMMATCAADGTPNVAYISQVFYVDERHVALSFQFFNKTRKNLLAQPRSTVLVLHPLTACFYRLHLRYLRTEDSGPVFESMKAQLAGIASHSGMAHVFRLLGSDIHEVCEIERVPGDPSSTPLPPAPPRCNLLGALRRGSARLAACATLDALLDATLQTLEQDLGIRHAMVLILDPVTERLYTVASRGYATSGVGSEIALGDGVIGVAARERTPVRIMHMASAYLYSRALRDSLAGDGSAAISTDIPYPGLPEPRSQLAVPLLSAGRVLGVLFVESPLELQFSFEDEDLLVTLGGQLAAGIDLMQESAEPCPDMPGTEHPAAPAKAPAGPRLQVRHYRSNDSVFVNNAYLIKGVAGAILWKLLQDRQRQGRREFTNRELRLDRALRLPDVADNLEARLLLLQRRLAEQCPQLHIEKTGRGCFHFDTAGPVELEDVAA, encoded by the coding sequence ATGAGCGCGGTGGACCTGGCCGAGCTGCGGCCCTGCCTGGAAGGCGCGATCCCGGCCATGATGGCCACCTGTGCGGCCGACGGCACACCCAACGTCGCCTACATATCCCAGGTGTTCTACGTCGACGAGCGGCACGTGGCGCTGTCGTTCCAGTTCTTCAACAAGACGCGCAAGAACCTGCTGGCGCAACCGCGCTCCACGGTGTTGGTGCTGCATCCACTGACGGCGTGCTTCTACCGCCTGCACCTGCGCTACCTGCGCACCGAAGACAGCGGCCCGGTGTTTGAAAGCATGAAGGCCCAGCTGGCGGGCATTGCCTCGCACAGCGGCATGGCCCATGTGTTTCGCCTGCTGGGCTCGGACATCCACGAGGTGTGCGAGATCGAGCGTGTGCCCGGCGACCCTTCGTCCACACCACTGCCGCCGGCGCCCCCGCGCTGCAACCTGCTGGGCGCGTTGCGCCGCGGCAGCGCGCGACTGGCGGCCTGCGCCACGCTCGACGCGCTGCTCGACGCCACCCTGCAGACGCTGGAGCAGGACCTGGGCATCCGGCATGCCATGGTGCTCATCCTCGACCCGGTCACCGAGCGGCTCTACACCGTGGCCAGCCGGGGCTACGCCACCTCGGGCGTGGGCTCGGAGATCGCGCTGGGCGACGGCGTGATCGGCGTGGCCGCGCGCGAGCGCACGCCGGTGCGCATCATGCACATGGCCAGCGCCTACCTGTACAGCCGGGCGCTGCGCGACAGCCTGGCGGGCGATGGCAGCGCGGCGATCAGCACCGACATCCCCTACCCCGGTCTGCCCGAACCACGCAGCCAGTTGGCCGTGCCCCTGCTCTCGGCCGGCCGGGTGCTGGGCGTGCTGTTCGTGGAGAGCCCGCTGGAGCTGCAGTTCAGCTTCGAGGACGAAGACCTGCTGGTCACGCTGGGCGGGCAACTCGCCGCCGGCATCGACCTCATGCAGGAAAGCGCCGAGCCCTGCCCCGACATGCCCGGCACCGAGCACCCCGCCGCGCCCGCGAAAGCCCCGGCCGGTCCACGCCTGCAGGTGCGCCACTACCGCAGCAACGACAGCGTGTTCGTCAACAACGCCTACCTGATCAAGGGCGTGGCCGGCGCCATCCTGTGGAAACTGCTGCAGGACCGGCAGCGCCAGGGCCGCCGCGAGTTCACCAACCGCGAACTGCGGCTGGACCGCGCGCTGCGCCTGCCGGACGTGGCCGACAACCTCGAAGCGCGCTTGCTGCTGCTGCAGCGCCGGCTGGCCGAGCAATGCCCCCAGCTGCACATCGAAAAAACCGGCCGCGGCTGTTTCCACTTCGACACCGCCGGTCCTGTCGAGCTCGAGGACGTCGCCGCCTGA